DNA from Neovison vison isolate M4711 chromosome 12, ASM_NN_V1, whole genome shotgun sequence:
ACCCAGTGGAGGAAAATAGGAAGTGTCAAGAAAATACACCcatcccccttttcttttcttccaagctTTTAGATCTTTGTGTGATGAGGCAGGCCCCTTTGGGGATACCTTAGTGTCTTCAAGCTTTAGGTCTAGGTAGCAGAGTGAACTGGAAATCTCAGGTGGCAACAACCTGGTTTGCTAGCTCTTGTTTACTTCCCTGCCCTTCTCTTGGTTGTCTGCCCTCTCCTGGTTTCTTTCATAAGTAGACAGGGTAAGTGGGCCCCCTGGTCTAAAATATCAATCCCCTGATCTGTCATTCCACCATTCTGGTTTCATGTCTTtgtgggtggggttttttttgttttgttttgtttttgctttaaaaaaattttttttttaaatttatttttaagtaatctctacacccaacatgccactcaaactcacaaccctgagatccagagtctcatgctctaccagaGCTGGCAACCctggtttcacttctttggtttttttttttttttttttaaagattttatctttgaaagatcttttaaaatgcaaatgcccTGGGAGAGGTCAGACCTTAGTTCTCAGCCAACATCTTAATTATCAGTTAGCACCCTAGTTGGGCTTAGTACATATATGGCTGGGAAGATTGAATCCCTGGCTAGAAGTGATGAAACTAGAAGGAAATTAGTAGTAGTTGTAGCAGTAGCATTGTCAGTTAACATGTACTAAGAGCCACGTTAAGTGTCAGGATTTATTCTAGGTGCTTTATAAATTTCTCTAATTCCCTCCACAACTGTATTAGTTTTCTTaccattgttgtttttgtttgtttgtttgtttaaataagaaaactgaggtgaGTGGAGCATAAGTGATTTGTCTAGGTCACATAGTAAATACAATCAAGTGTTAAACTCAGGCTTTTGGATTCCAAAGTGTGCTTTCTAACCATTTTGCTGTGATACCTCTCCACTGCTATATAGCCTCCCTGAGAGATGGCATCTCATCACATTTTACACTTTTCATGATTTTTCACTGCATGGAAACATGCTGTTTAATTATAGGCCACTTCCTGTTGAAGGGTAGTGACGAACGTACAATCATCTAAATAGATTTTTTAGTAATAACTGGGAACTATTTGCAGAATATAGAGAAAGGAGTAAAGAGGCTATATTGAGCACACACATAGCTAAATATACACTAGTATGTATATATTCCTGCATAAAACTTACACAAATAACCCATGCTCATAATTTTTAGGTACTTGAAAATATGGATAACCCCAGAATAAACTATGTGTATTCTTtctaggtattttttattttgcgtCTTCTTTTCTGAATGTTGTGCAAGGTGTTAACTCATACCACCTCTAAAATTttagaatgaggggcacctggatggcctaGTCAAGTgcctgcattcagctcaggtcatgatcttggagtcctgggatcaagcccagcactgggaatcccttgctcagtggggactctgcttctccctctccctctgtccctccccctgcttatacacagacttctctttctctctctctctctgcactcttTCTTGCTCAAATacataactctttttaaaaaaacattttttagaatgaAATAATTTCCCTTGAGTGCAAGTAAACGGCATTTCCCTCCTCTCAAGAAGCTGAACTAATAATTACTATCTGACTTGCCAGAAATGAATGTTTAATTatctctgtattctttttttttttttaaagattttatttatttatttgacagaaatcacaagtagatggagaggcaggcagagagagagagagggaagcaggctccctgctgagcagagagcccgatgcggggctcgattccaggaccctgagatcatgacctgagccgaaggcagcggcttaacccactgagccacccaggcgcccttatctcTGTATTCTTTATatgatccttttattttattttttacaatcttttaaaaataaaaatagataggataccttggtggttcagtgggttaagtgtctgcccttggctcaggtcatgatctcagggtcctgggatcgagcccacccccgttgagccccaagttggtctctgctctctcattcttactctcataaataaaatctttaaaaataaataaataaaagtagaagaGGGCCCTAGATTTTTCTCTTAATCTCCATATTGAACCAGTTCTTTCAGCCAATGTTTGCTTTAACACTAATCTACCTCTGCTCCTGTCCTTGCTTTAACACTGCTACAGCTAGAATTTTCTTATAATACTTGGAGGAATATCTTATAATCAGTCATCCTTTCTCTGGATCTGTCATTTCAGATCCATCTGTAACCTATGTATCTGATCATGTCATTCTTCTCTACAGAATTCATCCGTGGCTTTTTTTTTATTGCCTGTAGGCCCTGGAAGCAGGCTTGGTGATGACTGGGGCAGGAATTTCAAAGGTCCCAGGTACTGGTGAATGGGTCCAAAAGGGGAGTTGGAGATGTTTGTAGGCTCCAGGTGACGACATCCCCTTGACTCTGCTGACTCCACATAATGGGACCCTCTAAAGCCTCCGGTCTGGGCCCTGGTGGTCTGGGTTTAAAGGCAGTGTGTGCTGTTGCTGTGTGAACTTTTGGTGGCAGCAAGAATCAAAGCAGGGAGAACATTTAAGAAGCCTTATTGCAGTCATCCCGGTGAGACTTAATGGAGCTTGGATCAGAGTGAGAGCAGCAGAGGTAATACATGGTCAGTTTCTAGACATATTTTGAAGATAAAGCCAACCAATTTTCCTGAAGGACTGATGTggcgagagagaaagaggagtcaaGAATGAGATATTTAGCTTCAGTACCTGCAAGGATTTGGTATAATGGAGCATATCATTCACTGATGTCTTAATTTTGCCATTAGCAACTATTGTTGAATGCCAGCAGTTctaataaaatactgtatttgaaCAGGTTTTGGACCACAGGAAATTTTGGaggatgagaaataaatttaaaatgtgtgcTTGAAATATGTGTACATGTGAGGGTTAAGACTAGTCAGCCTTACGTCCCTACAGATACAGCCTACATCTGAAAAAGTTAAGAAGTGGAGGGAGAGGCGCTGTCTGACTGCTAGGAAATTGTACCCAAAAAAGAGGTGGGAGGGAACCAAATATCAGCTTTACCTTTGCAGCTTTCTTAGGGCCCAGGAGGTGGCACCTGCAAGTACCATTGAAATTCATATTGTCTTGTTGCCCTAAAAAATTTTAGAGCATCAGCCATTCTCCGTAAAATGTTCTGTGTGTTTTGTAACTAAGTCCCCACTTGTGACCTGAAACTTGTGTTCAATTTGTGttaaatcaatgaagaaaaaaattttaaaaaataggggcgcctgggtggctcagtaggttaaagcctctgccttcggctcaggtcatgatctcagagtcctgggatcgagccccgcatcgggctctctgttcagcggggagcctgcttcctcctctctctctctgcctgcctctctgcctacttgtgatctctgtctgtcaaataaataaataaaatctttaaaaaaaaattttttttaaagattttatttatttatttgagagagagcacatatgcAGGAGCATGAGTGCAGGGAGgcgcggagcagacagcctgatcatcaggacccagggatcaggacccagggatcatcacctgagctgaagacagacgcttaaccaattaaggcacccaggcaccccaataaagtATTTTGTGATCCCTACTTTTTAACTagattactatttttatttttatttatctatttttaaagattttatttgaagtgatctttttagtatatgtgctgccgaagcgagcacttgaAGTGATCTTTTAACCCAGCATGGGCCTCAAGTTCACAACCCAGAGGTCGAGTTGCATGCTCCatctactgagccagccaagtgcccctatttttaGATAGTTGTAGCAAAAAGTATTTGTGACTCTATTATGATAAAGAAGCACGTTTCTGGGTCAAAGCCATAtaggttttgttcattttgttttgttttgttggggtggggttttgtttttgtttttagaatacaCTTCTAACTTCAGATAGTGTGTAGACCCAccagaatataaaaatttattatattgcCATCCAGttcatattcttccttttttctttttttcttttgcttacttATCCTTGCACAGTCCTGAGATGCTATTCAAACACAAAAGCATTCTCCtcttctatctctctgcctgcctcaggcAAACTGTCAAGTCTGTTAAATTCAAAGTATGTTATAGAGTCATGAATTGAAGGTCATTATTGATTTACTGGTGGAAAGCtaaatttaaaatggtaattAGGTAGGATACTgggatttatttaaataaatagatgttcACTATAGCTACCAttatagctaccatttattgggTGTTTACTCTGTGttagacaaatattttatattatctccTTTCTTCATTGAAGTTGGTATGATTTTTCCCTGTTTTACAGAAgaattttaaagacattaaaatatttgCTCAAATCAGACATATAAACAGTATGTAGCAGAGGTAGAATTCTTACCTCGAAGTTTTTGTTTCAGATCTCATGCTTTTTAACTATGGTTATGCTTTAATAACTATGTGGGTAGGGCTCTCAGAATGTAGATATTTGTGAGATATATTTGGGTCTTGCCAGCcccaatttttaagaaacaatgtAGTTTTGTAAATAGCCCTTGACTGTTGGGTAAAAGGATAGATCTTATTCTAGTTCATTGAAAAGGGGTCATTACCCATTCTTTACCAGTAGATGGTagcagaaaattttttaaaaattataaagtttttttttttttttaaagattatttatttatttatttatttatttgacaggggtggggcacaagcagtggggagtgggaaagggagaagcaggtttcccgcccagcagggagtccaacacaagaactcaatcccagggccctgggaccacgacccaagccaaagacagacacctaacaactAAGCCCCCCAGAcactccagtttttattttttttaaaaaatattttatttatttatttgacagacagagatcacaagtaggccaagaggcaggcagagagagaggaaaggaagcaggctccctgctgggcagagagccccatgcggggctcgattccaggatcctgggatcatgacctgggccgaaggaagaggcttaacccactgagccacccaggcgcccctataaaattattcttgaagggtacctgggtgactcagatgattaagcctctgcctttggctctggtcatgatctccagatcctgggatcaggacccccctgctcagtgtggagtcttcttctccctctgcttctcccctgcacttgtgtaaaaaataattgtgtaaataatattttatagagagagtgcCTGTGCatacatgagtggggggaggggcaaaggaaaaagcagactccttgccaggcagggagccctattttgagggactcaatcccaggaccctaggatcatgacctgaacctaaggcaaatgcttaatggactgaaccaccccggtgtccccttttctctctctgagatGAATAATGaacaaatcaaatcttaaaaaatagataaaataattctTGGTAAAATACCTTATAAAAAATATTGgctcttttatttaaaacatggtATTATTCTGCTTAGTTTTCAGATGCTTCAGGTATCGTGAACAGAGACTTGTTTGGATTATGCGTTTCTCAGCTAgactaaataaatgttaacaaTGGATAAGTGCAAACATATTGGGCAGCTGCGGCTTGCTCAAGACCATTCTATCCTCAACCCTCAGAAGTGGCATTGTGTGGACTGCAATACGACGGAGTCGATTTGGGCTTGCCTTAGCTGTTCTCATGTTGCCTGTGGAAGATATATTGAAGAACATGCACTCAAGCACTTTCAAGAAAGCAGTCATCCTGTCGCGCTGGAAGTGAATGAGATGTATGTTTTTTGTTACCTTTGTGATGATTATGTTCTTAATGATAATGCAACTGGAGACATGAAGTTACTACGAAGTATGTTAAGTGCAATTAAAAGTCAAAATTATCAGGGCACCACTCGTAGTGGAAGGGTTTTGCGGTCTGTGGGTACGAGTGATGAGAATTACTACTTACAGGATGGCACCCAATCTCTGCTTCAAAATGAAGATCAAATGTATACTGCTCTTTGGCACAGGAGAAGGATATTAATGAGTAAAATCTTTCGAACTTGGTTTGAGCAATCACCCATTGGAAGAAAACGGCAAGAGGaacaatttcaggaaaaaatagcaaaaagagaAGTAAGGAAAAGACGACAAGAATTAGAGTTTCAAGTTAAAGCAGAACTGGAAACTACACCTCCTAGAAAGAGTTTACGTTTGCAAGGTCTAGCTCAGTCTGCCACAGTAGAAATCGTTCCTGTTCAAGTTCCACCACAAACCCCAGCATCACCAGCAAAAGATGAAATAGTATCTACCTCAGAAGATGTAAGATTAAAAAAGGCCAGTGACTCCTCAGGTAAACGAAGACCAATAGTAACCCCTGGTGTAACGGGATTGAGAAATTTGGGAAATACTTGCTATATGAATTCTGTTCTTCAAGTGTTgagtcatttacttatttttcggCAATGCTTTTTAAAACTTGATCTGAACCGATGGCTGGCTGTGACAGCTAGTGATAAGACAAGATCACCTTATAAGCACCCACCAATCACAGACACAGtatatcaaatgaatgaatgccaaGAAAAAGATACGGGCAGTGCTCCCTCCAGACACCCAAGTTTGTCATTAGGACTAAGTGGTGGAGCGTCAAAGAGTAGAAAGATGGAACTTATTCAGCCAAGGGAGCCAAGTTCACAGTACATTTCTCTCTGTCATGAACTGCATACTTTGTTCCAAGTCATGTGGTCTGGAAAGTGGGCCTTGGTCTCCCCATTTGCCATGCTGCACTCCGTGTGGAGGCTAATTCCAGCTTTTCGTGGTTATGCCCAACAGGATGCTCAGGAATTTCTTTGTGAACTTTTGGATAAAATACAACATGAACTAGAGACAACCGGTACTAGGTTACCAGCTCTTCTCCCTACTTCTCAAAGGAAACTTATCAAACAGGTTCTGAATGTtgtgaataatatttttcatgGACAACTTCTTAGTCAggtatggggtttttttttaatcttattttcatCTTGGGAATTCATAAAATGAAGcctaaaaatgcattttctctgtatttctagtGTGTTAGAGCTAATGCTATTTTCACATCAAAATAGATTGCTTTTACAGAAGTCAGCTCACTCATTTACAGTGTTTCACTGATTCACAGGTTTCCTTCATGAATCACTGAAAGTAGTTTTTCACCTATCAATGATTTTTTTGTGGGGAGAGGGAATCAGGAAACAGCTTCTTAGGTTGATaatattaaattcattttctgaGGGATTAAGAAGAGAGGGTTTAACCCCAAAGGGAATAGATTTGAAGATGCTGCTGCCTTGAGAATGGATTTTAGTAATTTCAGGAATAAAGTAGCAGCCCTGGAGGACTTTCTGTAAAACCAAAGGGGAAAAAGCCTGAAAGCTTTAACAAATAGGTAGGGAAGTTTTAAAGTAAGTAGACGTGATTTCATTGAGAATAATCCTAAatggttttcctttattttaattacAGCTATAAAAGTTTTTCTTGTGAAAAAGAATCATGAAACCAGAATCTTCCATCTAATTAATAGCTCTCTATAATGAGTGGACTTATTGGTAAACTATTACTAGACATAAGGCTCTCTACTTTTCCATCACACGGAGcttaaaaatcttttgttttaggCAGTTTGGCTGTACAGGTCCTTTCTTTCCCCTTGTACACCTACCTCTGCTCCTCTGTTTTACTTTCACAGTAATGTACAATCTTTTGTCCTTATAGCATACTTTTCTGGAATGTAgcttaaatacatttatttaaaaaaatttttaaagctctatgcctgatgtggggcttcaactcacaatcctgaaatcaagagttgcatgctctaccgactgagccagccaggtgccttaaGTATTTCATATGTAATTATTAGGGTTTATCTTTGATGTTTATCCCACTTAATGTTTCAGAAATGCAAAGTTCTACATTGTGCCATTTATCAAGTAagacttgtttcttgtgttgcatgcaattttatttttccaccacTTTTATCTAAAAGCTTAAAAAGCACCATTAATaggagagcctggctggctcagtcggtagagcatgcagctcttgatccttgaggtggtgagttcaagccctatgttgggcccagagcttactttaaaaaaaagttaaaatgcacTATTATAAACAGAAGTAATATATAGTCATAAAAACCTGAATGATATGGTAAATCtatgtagcaaaaaaaaaatcatccccttATCCCATAACCCCACAACCCACACATAAAACTATTAATATTTTGGTATactttcttctagtttttttttcctctatacattaaaattttttttttaaatttaaagttttgtttttgtttttgttttttaagtaggttccatgtggagcccaacttggggcttgaactcattgaccctgtgatcaagatctgatcaagagtcaggcacttactttatggggcacctgggtggctcagtgggttaagcttctgccttcaactcaggtcatgatctcagggtcctgggatcaaactctgtaccgggctctctgctcagctgggagccttcttacccctctctctctctgcctgcctctgcctacttgtgaactctatcttataaataaataatcttaaaaaagggggggcattttaactgattaagccacccacgcaccctttcttttgcacatttttttaaaaaaatttgtttatttatttaagagagggagagagaaagaacataagcagggggagtggcagaaggaaagggaaaagcagatcccccactgagcagggagcccaagagagggaccgtgggatcatgacctgagccaaaggcagatgctaactgactgagccacccaggcgctcctcttctgtacattttatattttctcctacTTGCGCAGTCATGCTGAAtttacctgcttttttttttttccaaagattttatttatttatttgagagggagagaatcagaaagagagagagcatgggaagggggtgggtcagagggagaagcagactccctgccaagcagggagccccatgtgagactcatccaggcactccaggatcatgacctgagctgaaggccgtcacttaaccaagtaagccacccaggtaccccaaatttATCTGCCTTTTTCATTATTAAGGTAAAGATTTTTCATAGTCATTAAgatatttgatcatttttttaaacaacatgtCAATgttcattatatgtatataccataatttatttacccattcctGTATTGTTGACTTGTAAactatttccaatttttcttttctttttttttttttttaaagattttatttatttatttgacagagagagatcacaagttggcagagaggcaggcagagagagagagagaggaggaagcaggctccctgctgagcagagagccggatgtgggactcggtcccaggaccctgagatcatgacctgagccgaaggcagcggcttaacccactgagccacccaggcgcccctatttccaatttttctattattataatgtcttaatacattttcttctaatgaTTTCACTAAGACAGAGTCCTAGAATTACTTTGTCAAAGGATAGGACTTTTGATGCTTGGCTACAAATTTCTTTCCAGAAAGTTAcaactttatattttgaatagtgCAAGGATGCCTATGAGAGTATGGcatcatttatattaaatgtattgTCTTTTGAAGTTATCAGTTGGTAAggctatatataaaaatatacaaata
Protein-coding regions in this window:
- the USP44 gene encoding ubiquitin carboxyl-terminal hydrolase 44 isoform X1; its protein translation is MLTMDKCKHIGQLRLAQDHSILNPQKWHCVDCNTTESIWACLSCSHVACGRYIEEHALKHFQESSHPVALEVNEMYVFCYLCDDYVLNDNATGDMKLLRSMLSAIKSQNYQGTTRSGRVLRSVGTSDENYYLQDGTQSLLQNEDQMYTALWHRRRILMSKIFRTWFEQSPIGRKRQEEQFQEKIAKREVRKRRQELEFQVKAELETTPPRKSLRLQGLAQSATVEIVPVQVPPQTPASPAKDEIVSTSEDVRLKKASDSSGKRRPIVTPGVTGLRNLGNTCYMNSVLQVLSHLLIFRQCFLKLDLNRWLAVTASDKTRSPYKHPPITDTVYQMNECQEKDTGSAPSRHPSLSLGLSGGASKSRKMELIQPREPSSQYISLCHELHTLFQVMWSGKWALVSPFAMLHSVWRLIPAFRGYAQQDAQEFLCELLDKIQHELETTGTRLPALLPTSQRKLIKQVLNVVNNIFHGQLLSQVTCLACDNKSNTIEPFWDLSLEFPERYQCSGRDITSQPCLVTEMLAKFTETEALEGKVYVCDHCNSKRRKFSSKSVVLTEAQKQLMICHLPQVLRLHLKRFRWSGRNNREKIGVHVGFEEILNMEPYCCRESLKSLRPECFIYDLSAVVMHHGKGFGSGHYTAYCYNSEGGFWVHCNDSKLSMCTMDEVCKAQAYILFYTQRVTENEHSKLLPPEFLSGSQHPNEEADTSSNEILS
- the USP44 gene encoding ubiquitin carboxyl-terminal hydrolase 44 isoform X2, with product MDKCKHIGQLRLAQDHSILNPQKWHCVDCNTTESIWACLSCSHVACGRYIEEHALKHFQESSHPVALEVNEMYVFCYLCDDYVLNDNATGDMKLLRSMLSAIKSQNYQGTTRSGRVLRSVGTSDENYYLQDGTQSLLQNEDQMYTALWHRRRILMSKIFRTWFEQSPIGRKRQEEQFQEKIAKREVRKRRQELEFQVKAELETTPPRKSLRLQVPPQTPASPAKDEIVSTSEDVRLKKASDSSGKRRPIVTPGVTGLRNLGNTCYMNSVLQVLSHLLIFRQCFLKLDLNRWLAVTASDKTRSPYKHPPITDTVYQMNECQEKDTGSAPSRHPSLSLGLSGGASKSRKMELIQPREPSSQYISLCHELHTLFQVMWSGKWALVSPFAMLHSVWRLIPAFRGYAQQDAQEFLCELLDKIQHELETTGTRLPALLPTSQRKLIKQVLNVVNNIFHGQLLSQVTCLACDNKSNTIEPFWDLSLEFPERYQCSGRDITSQPCLVTEMLAKFTETEALEGKVYVCDHCNSKRRKFSSKSVVLTEAQKQLMICHLPQVLRLHLKRFRWSGRNNREKIGVHVGFEEILNMEPYCCRESLKSLRPECFIYDLSAVVMHHGKGFGSGHYTAYCYNSEGGFWVHCNDSKLSMCTMDEVCKAQAYILFYTQRVTENEHSKLLPPEFLSGSQHPNEEADTSSNEILS